In Zalophus californianus isolate mZalCal1 chromosome 16, mZalCal1.pri.v2, whole genome shotgun sequence, the sequence CTCTCCTTGCAGACTGTTTCCTCCCTTGGCCTCGGGCAAGCGGTGATCTCCTTTCTTCACTATAGTTTGGCCTTTTTTAGAATTTCCTAAAGAGCAGtatttctcagccttggcactcttgacattttgggctggagaATTCCTTGTCGTGGGGGCCTGGCCTGTGTTTGACACCATGTTTTAGTATCCTCAGTCTTCAGGATGCCCTTagcgctcccctccccctgccagatGTGACAGGGAAAAATgtttctagacattgccaaacatCCCCTTGGGGGCTGGAAGAggtaatcccccccccccccccccccccccccccccgttgagAACCATAGATAGGAATGAAATGACCATCTtgttttttgtctggcttctttcacttaccatttGAGAGCTTTCCTTGTTAACTGCGCATATCTATAGTTTCATTTGACTGCTAAGTATATTCTTTCACTGTAGGGTTACCCCCATAGTTTCTTTCTCCATTCACCACAGTAGGTATTGAAGCCTCATAGTCTTGGTTCCTCCTACCATTTCTCACTGATGAGGTCATAGTTGAGCTCTATCTGCGCTCAACTCCTTTCGTTAATACCTCTGGAGATAAGACTCTCGGGTTGTTCCCCCAATATGGGAAGGATTTTCATATGTGTAGACAGCCCCAGGTTTAATGGAGCAAATGAAAGCAGAGAAGCTAACTCATAGGTCTCTCCAGCACCGTGGCCTCTTTGCAGAGCTGAGCGCGCATGCCCTCCAGATGCCCCACTGATGCCCTGTGGTCATGCCTGGAACAACGGCCTGGGGTGGTAATCCAGCTGGGTTCTCCAGGTCTCTGGTGAACTAGAGAGCACTCCACTGCTTCCCGCTCCCAGCCCCACAGTAGCCCCCAGGCACTCCTTACTCCCCACCATTACGTAAGCCCAACTGACGAGCTGCTCCTGCTCAGATTCATACCTGGCAGCTATGGATACCATGACTGTTTCCTCGCTTGGGTGAGCACGGGGGTGAATCACCGAGGTACACTTCTCAGCTCCTGAGTACGGCTGCCCTTCTAGAATGCCCCCAGCACACCCAGGAGCAGCCACGGTACCTGGAGCTGCCCCAAGTGCCTGGACACATTTCTCGATAGATTTCCTGGGAAAATGGTTTGAGGCTTTGTGGCTGCACAAATACCATATTTGTGGGTTTGATGTCTTCTACTTCAAATCATGCTGGGACTTAGGAAAGAGAATCACTGAAAGATTGCTCCTGGAAGCTGTGGAaaattttttaccttattttctaCTGTCCCTTCACTTGCCAGTTACTTCATAGGAATTCTTTTGTTCCTAACCTGGGAGCTCAGGAGGGGCTCTCCCTCCCTGTCATACTATACACCACTTGAGACTTAGTGTGGTTAGGTTGCTATGGCAACAGTGTCACACCCTGTTTTTCCAAAAGGCTTTCCCGGCAAATGCCAAAGGGCATTCTTTGTCTCCCCTTcctgtgcgttctctctctctctctctctctctctctctctctctctcgctctcgctctcgctctcgctctcgctctctcgctctctcgctcgctctctctcgctctctctcgctctctctcactctctctcactctctctcgctctctctctctctctctctctctccaccccaagGAAGAGCTTCACCATCCTCGCTTTTGCCCAAAGCCTGCCTGGGCCCTCCTTGCTTTTGCCTTCCTGAAATAATGAGGACCAGCTCACCCCAACCAATTCCACTTTCATCTGGCCTCTGCAGCCTGCTTGAGCCTCTGGCTGAGAACCCCAGCCCCTCCCGGGGCTGAAAAGAAGGGGGAAGCTGGGATGAGACTTGAACTCCAGCCAGATCTGGGTTCTGCCATTGCTTCCAAGAGTCAGGAGACGGAAGGAAGGGACCGGGCAAAGAGGAGCACGTAGTCCCCTGGTGGAAACCGCTCCTGGGCTGCACTGATGTCCCGGGTCCACAGCAGGATAGGTCACTCCCTCTCTGTCCTCTTTCCCTCACCCAAAATGGCCGGTCTGGTGTTGTCAGGACACATCCAGTGAGAACCCGCTGCCGACCATGGGAGTTGGCACGTGTAGCGGGCTGGGACTCTGCCCCAGCCTCGGGCTTTGCAGTGTGTGCAGGCGTGTTTTGCAGCAACTGAGACTGGCAAAGCCCACGGAGCCATCCCCTCAGCCCTGCTCAGCACTGAGTTCTTCATAGTAATAGTGAAACTCTGAGTGGAGATCCAAGTACCTTATCTTCTAAGAAAATATTAACCCAGTGGTGGGAGAGAAGAAGGCAAAGGCTGTGCTAGGCTATCAGCAGCCAGTCCAGGCAGCTACTCAGGGCTAAAAAATAGTCTTCCCGGGGCATGGCACACAGTGGGTACCCAGTAAGTACTTGCTGAGTATTATTGGTGCTGGtttgttcattctttcccttcatcctgccccaccccactccgCCTGCTGTTTGCTTATTGTATGGTCCTTTTCATGAGAGAATGTTTTAAAGAGTACAGGCAGACTCTTAAAACAAGCAGTGCATTGTCTGAGCGATCCAGAGCACACTCTGCAGGCCCGGGGTGGCCAGAGGCTacagggaggagagcagagcgAGCAGGCAACTTGGGTGGGCAGTGGCAGATCTCCAGGGGAATTAGCCCTTGGGAGTTGTGGTTCTTCACATCAGAATCAGGCCTTTTGTTCCCAAGAATGAGGTGGACCAAAGGAGGGttgattggtttatttttaaaaggactaaGCTCATAACCAAcaggtaattttttaaagcatcattTATGCACAAGGccgtttttaatgttttgagtcCTAGAGGAACTCTGAACTCCCTCTCCTCTATCTTGGGCAAGAGCTTCCAGAATTCTGGGAGGGTGTTGTAGGAACATAGCCAGTGGGGAACTGGAGCTGGCTCCCCTTGTCAGCCGGTGGTGCTCCCCTCTCTTCCTGTGCCTGGGTCCAGCAACAGGAGCATCAGCTGATACCCCAGAAACTGGCAGATGCTGCAGATCAAagcttctcctcccttcctcccccagcaggTTGTCAGACATTCACCAGCACACCCTGGACAGACCCTTTCCTGAAAAGTTCACTGCTGGGACATGGTAGCGCACATTCTTGAcacctgtcccctctgcctgaacTTCTCTTCCCGTGAGTCGGCACATGGCTGACTCCTTCTGGTCATTCGATCTCAACTCAGATGACAGAGGGGCCACTCTGAACACCGTTGTACTGTTTCAtagcctttctctctccctggaaaGGTCTTATGTGCCTTTTCTTTCCCTAACCATGTTTAGCCCCATCCTACCCACCCCCGACATACATCCACAGGAATTCTCTCTGTTCTCTCACAGCCTCCTTTTCTGAAAGAGTCCGGAACATGTCACCCGATGAAATCAAGATCCCGCCCGAGCCCCCTGGCAGGTGTTCGAACCACTTACAAGTAAGTGCGGAGCTCGGCCACCACGGCCCGTGTGGGGGAGAAGGGCTGCTCAGGTGTCCGGTTTGGTCTGACTTCAGTAGCCTTCTGTAGGAGAGACAGCCAGGCGGGCAGGTCCCCGCACGTCCTGGTTACCGGTCTTAGCCTTCGTCAGGAGTTTGCTCTGAGCCCACTGCCCTCTGCCACATCCCCTGGTGCTATTCCAGTGGGACCCCAGCTCGCCCTCAGTGGGGTCCTAAGCCTAGATGGAGAAAATACCGCCGTTTTCTGTGCGACCCAGCTGAACCAACGGGGAACTTTGCTAAGAAACCGAGGGACCGTGAGAATGGAAAATAgattatagaaatgcaaaaacaCAAGCGTTGATGTACCTAAGAGTCCTGTCCGCCTCTCCTGACAGAATCACATACAGACCTGGCCTGAGGTTTTGAAATTCCAAGGAGTTGGAGCATTTAGTGCAGTTACTCCCTTGGGAGCAGGACCTCAGGGGGCAGCTGGGCCTTGCACCTCCTTTTCAGCACCTGCGATTGTTTCTCCTTGGCCCTCTGTGGGTTCCCCTGTGTGTGGAACTCAAGACGGACACAAGGGCAGACACCCAGGGCTGCCCATTGCGGGCATCCGGTCCACCTGCTCTGCCTTTGATCCCATAGGTTCTGCTGGCGCCTCTGGCTGCACACAGGCCCAGGGCACCATCCTACCAGATGGATGACTAAGGGGACCCGGGGCTGCGGAATGCAGCTGGCTGGGCAGGGCCAGAGTCGGGGCTGGGGGCACAGTGCAGATGCTCTTCCTTTCCCAGAAGTCTCCTCCCTTGGCTGAGTTGTCCATGAGCATAGCGCCTCATCTCCCTGCCAGGCAACAAGCCACAGCCTGTAGGGACAGTCCAGCAGTCTGCCAGACAGAGACAACCAGCTGGCTCAGCCTTCAAGTTTagtgtatttctcatttttagatcTTCCTAATGGTAGAAACCATGACCTTAAGCGAACACTTTAGATGACCTGAAATGGGAGAACCCATCGATGGCCCAAGAAACCCAGGAAAGTAATCTGTTAAGATACAGGTCGGCCTCAATTTCCTGAGCCTTCTGTGTGAGGCCTCCCTGCTTTGCCCTTGAAGAGATAAACGTTGAGGTTTGTCACTCTTGGTCGTCTCTTCCCTGGTAAATGTATTACAAACCTCTCTCTGCACTTCAGTGCTTCCTCTGGCCAGTCTCGGCAGAAAGATTCAGCCTTCTGACAAAGGGAGTGGATCACCTCTCCTGATGTACCCCAAGGGCGTCACACAGGacctccagccctgcccacctcctcttGCAGGTGAAGAGTACCCCAAGTATTTTCCTTCTGGAGAGTCTGTGCATTTAGCCACCACTAGTGGGGGAGGCTGCAGAGAGACCTtgccctgggccagccccagCCTTGCTGGGTAAGACTGCTCCTCCTCAGAGGTGGCTCTGCCCTGACGCTCGGGTTTCTGGGGCCTCTTCCCGCGTTGGGTGGTGCGGCTGCCAACTGCTGCCGGCCTCCTCTCTGTGGGACTGGCCTGGATCTCTGCCAGCTGGTTCTCCTGTTGCCCATCGAAAGCCAGAGGAGGGGTCTGGTGGGGGAGTTTTAATGAGATGGGCTCTTGACCCCTGACAGTGCCTCTGTCGTGGGGGCTGGCCATCTGTGAGCCTCCCTACAAAGGACACTTTGGGAAGTTTGTGAGGCCAAATCCAAAAAACACTACTCCTTCCTTCCGCTGAAAGGACGTACCCTTCCCAGGCCTCCCACTGAGGACTTAACCCCGTGTTAAAATTCAAAACCATCTTTGAGCCCCCTTGCCCATCCTCTTTGGATGAATCAGGAGCCGattgatggggggggggggtcatccATTGTCTTCTCCGTGGTTTCTCTGCCTTGACCTttttactgttccctctgccagccaTCTAGAGGGAGTCaggagaaagcaaaatgaaaacagactggTCTCGGTTTATTTTATCTGTGCTCAGCgctggtcacaggctgggtggaGAAAGACAGTATGGCTGGAGTAGGGCTTTGCGTGGCTCTGTGGGTCTCCTGGGTCCAAGTGTCCACCCAGCACATGTGACCACAGGCTGGGATTGCCAGTAGGTTGGGCGGTGTCATAAGcgcctttctgtttctcttccacaGGACAAGATCCAGAAGCTTTATGAGCGGAAGGTAAAGGAAGGAATGGATATGAACTAcattatccaaaggaaaaaagaatttcgGAACCCCAGGTGAGTTTCCCATGGGCCTACAGGGTCAGCTGAGTCACTGATGTTGGCCTAGGGACTGGAATGCTCCCGTGGAGGTGGCAAGGAGAAGCCCAGCTAAGATCCCACCTGTGCCCAAAGGGGCCACCACCCAGACTGCAGTAACACAGAAACCAGGATGAAGAGCGGACGCCGAGAGGCCTGAGCTAggttctccttctcactctgctcctAAGGCATACAGCCGCACaaggcctcagtctcctcatcgcTACGGTGAGGGAATTGGACTAGACAGTCCCTGTGGGTTCCTCTTTCCCCTCCAAACTGTCACTGATGCTGCATGCAGGTGACAGGTTTTAGGAACAGAGCTGTGTCCAGGTTTTATTCCATCCAAGGCCCGAGCAGGTGGCACACGTGGTAAAGAGTCCAGTATGGTGACATCAGGGACCTGCCCCAGCCCTTATGTGGCCCTGTGTATGGTAGCTCCAACCCAGCCCCACAAACTGTAGGTCAGCTGTCTGGATAAGACCAAAAAAACGCAGCCCTCACCTGGACACCATACCTGTCCTGGCGCCTGGCTAATGATCCATCtctctgggagtggggaggactAGGAATGACTTAATGTCAGGCCAGCGAACGTTTCCTCTTCTATCAGAAAGTTTGCTTGGAACAGTTCAGATGGTTTAAAGGGTTCATCTGAGCCCCGGAACTAGACAGTTACGATCTCTCAAAATCTGCTGCCACACAAGGCATGGGACTAGGGCCTGCTCAGTGCCTTCTGCTGTTCTTCTTTCAGTATCTACGAGAAGCTGATCCAGTTCTGTGCAATCGATGAGCTGGGCACCAACTACCCGAAGGTATGCCTTGCACACAGAGGCGGAGGGTTGAGGGGGGCTGCCCAGGGCCCTGTGCTCACTCTGCTGGATTCGGCCTGGAGCCACTGACCGTGTAGCGGTAGTGCTGGCTGAAGAGCTCAATCCCCGGCTCCCCTGCATGAGCCCCCGTGGCTCTGAAATAGTCCAGGAGAGAGATTGCAGTGACAGACCTGGCCCCGGGGCTCTGATTGGTTAGGGCCTCAGTGTGCACTCGCTGGGCTCCTGCAGCACAGCCCACAGACAGACGCATCACCGCCTCATATTCCCGGGAGCAGATCGCCACCCCcatggctggagaccagggataACAGCTGAGCCCCTGTGCCCTTAAGGCAGGGGCCTCCAGGCCAGGAAAAATCCATGGAAAGACTTGGAGAGAGGGACTTGGGTTTCTAAGCCATTTGTCATCCAGTGACCCTTGCTGGCTGCAGTGTTAACTTCCTTTTGCAGGATATGTTTGACCCCCACGGCTGGTCTGAGGACTCCTACTATGAGGCATTAGGTAGGTGGAcgtccatctgtctgtccttcTGTCTGTTCAGTCAGCCAGCCAACATGTATCTCAGGGTTTCCTCTGTGTCAGGCCATGTCTGAGGAGGTGGGTATACAGCCTTGAACGAGACAGACCCACTGTGACTTAGGAGGCTTATGACCTGGCACAGAAGGCAAAGAAGGAGCAGTCCCAGCAGTgaggggtgtggtgggggtgCAGGCTGGGTCCCCTACCCAGCTGAAGGGGGCCGGAAGGGGGGACAGCCTTGCCAAAGAAGTCCTGTACAGGCTAAGGTTCGAAGGTTCAGAGAGAGTGTCCCAGGTGGGGAGACAGCGTGTCCTGAAACCTGTGAGAAAGCATTTTCTCAAGGGTCCCTCATAGGGAGAACTGGGAGGAATTTCAGAGTCCAAGTCCTCCGCTGACAGATCTTAACCCAGCAGCCCATGGAACAGATCTGGCCTGTaggtgtgttttgtttggccCGCGCAAGTTTTGCTTTAATTTGAATGAGTTGCCAACATTTTACCTCAAATCTGTAGTCCCGGCTTCCCTCGGTCAGCGGGAAGGCCGTCCACACGTGGCCTGCATCCCCACGTGGCGACAGTCAGCTGGTGCTCAGGAGCAGCCGGCCGCTCCACACAAGGGTGCACAGCCCCAGCCCCTGAGCCTTCCAGTGTGAGGCCTCTGCTCAATGCTGGCCGAGGGTCGGCACTTCCATTTCTCCATCACAAAAGGACAGTGAATCCCGTGGCCTGGAGGCTACCTGTGCACACTGGGCAAGAGCACAGGGGACACGGCAAGTGCTGGTGTGGGGTCCCTCAGCCTGAAGTGGCCCTTCACGTGGGGGCTGTTCCAGGGCTGCTTTTCTCAGATCTTCCCTTGTCTTTGTAGCTAAAGCCCAGAAGATTGAAATGGACAAATTGGAAAAGGCCAAAAAGGAACGAACCAAAGTAAGTGACGGATGAATGTtctggtgggaggggcaggtaTGTGCAGTGTCGTTGCCCAGCCCTCACCTTCAGCTTGAGGGTGCCTCTCAGGTGCTTCCATTTGGTTTCCTGGGGTCTTGTGGTTTGCTGCGCTgtaccctccccctgctcccctcacAGCCGCTGTGCCCTGCTGGCTCTCACTGCTGGCGTCCGGGTCCTCCCCGGCCTGATAGACTGGCAGGTCTTCCTTCTGAGAGCGCTTTCCTGGCCTCCAGATCTGATGTCCGCAGTCCGCCTCACTGCCTCCTGTAGGTCCCATGTCCAGTGCCCAGGTGACCCCTTATTTTAGGGCCCTGAGCACCACTTCTTCCCAAGCAGCACGGTCTGAATCCTTTGGGGAACAGAAATTTGACTCTGAGACTGAATGTCCTCAGGGCACCACCTGAGCCTCCAGGATGCCTCCCGACCCCCAGGCAGGGGCTGCAGCCCTGGTGTGCTGGCAGCTCTCGGAGCGGCTGCTGGGGTGATGACCGTTCTAGCCCTTTCCCTCGCCATTCCAAACCCCAAGCTTAGTGCGGGCCATGTCTGCGGCACCCGGGAACGAAAGCTGTGCTTCTGTGCGGGTGGGTCCACCTCCACCCAGAATGTGAGGCAGGGCAGCAAGTTGGTTTGCCCTGCATGTGCAGAAACTTGGTGACACCGGGAGCATTGCTCTGTCTGTTTGGAAGGCTCTCctcggagcgcctgggtggctcagtcggttaagtcagACCAGGACCTTTGGCTCTGGTCAAGATCtgagggtcctggcatcgagccccacttcaccctctgcctgccgctccccctgcttgtactcgctctctatctcactctctgtcagataaatagataaaatctttataaaaaaaaaaaaaaggaagagtctCCTCAAAGTAGTAAAAATAGGTCCTCTCTCTccgtcttcctctgcccctccccactcctaaTAAATAAAagggccccctgggtggctcagtcagttaaacatccaactcttgattttggttcaggtccggatcttagggttgtgagatcgagccccaggtccgctccatgctgggtgtggcacctgcttgagactctctctctctccctctcccccgcagcttaaaaaaaaaaaggtagtgagCCAGCAGAAGGACGTGGATAAACAGTTGGGCACCGCCCTTAcctcttttctctgtccctccagaTCGAGTTTGTGACAGGCACCAAGAAAGGTACCACGACCAACGCCACAGCCACTACCACCACCACGGCCAGCACAGCAGTGGCAGGTAGAAGGCAACTCGTCCGCTTCCAGCCGCACCACCGACAGAGCGAGGGTTTCCCTGCCTTGTTTGGGGGCGGGGCCTTGGGGATCTGGGCCTAGGCTCCACCTTGCTGTGCTTTGTCCTGACCCCCGAGCTTGTTAAGGCCTCTTGGGAGCCTGGGCTGCGGTCCCCCATTCACTGGCTGCCCCTCACATTTCTGTGGCTGGGCCCCCAGACTCTGACCGCGGGCCCTGCTAGAGAAGGGAGTGTTGCTATTCGGTTTGTCTTGGTCCTGATGCCTCCCTTGCCTTGTTCCAGATgcccagaagaggaagagcaagTGGGACTCGGCCATCCCAGTGACGACGATAGCCCAGCccaccatcctcaccaccacgGCCACCCTGCCCGCTGTCGTCACAGTGACCACCAGTGCCAGTGGCTCCAAGACCACGGTCATCTCCGCCGTGGGCACCATCGTGAAAAAGGCCAAGCAGTGACGTGAGGGCCCAGCTTGGGGTGGCTTGGACGTTCTCTGAGGGGAGCTGCCTCTGCAGGACCTGAGGAGACTGTGCAACCCGGCGACCGACGTCGGTGCCGAGGTGCCGCCTTGTTGACTTCAGGACTGGGATCTGCTCCCAGATTCCACCCCACAAGAACCCTCTGTGTGGCAGCCCAGCCAGGAAGGGGACATTGCCACAGAGGAGGCAGCTGCTGTGGACAGTGTCCACAGAGGAGTCCGGTGCCCTCTCAGAAGCGCCATATTCTCACATCTCGGGCCTCTTGGCTGCACGGGCCTCTTCTGTGGTCTGTTTTGAGGCAGAAGTGGAAGTTCTGAGTGCTCTCTCCAGCTCCTCTTGTTGGGGTGGCTACCTCAAGGTTGGTAGTAGAGCAGCCGAAGCCCGTGGCACTAGTCCGTGGGGGTGGCCCGGGAAGTTGCCGTGGTCATTCCCAGCATCTGCCTCTCGGCGCGGGCAGGCGGGAGTCCAGACAGTCGGGGCGGAGGGGGTGCTGTTCCCGCTCTGCGCTGCCCTGACCCTGAAACCCGGCCAGTTCTCAGACAAGAGGCGAGGCCTCGGGGGTATTGAGCCCTCCCCAACCACTTTTTAGACACACCCCAGCTTTTGAAGTCAAGCCAGTTACCAGAAGGCCTGAGTTGGATCCCCAGCCCATGCAGGGAGCCCGGGAGGCCTGAGCGCCTGGCCAGGGCTGCCCCGGTGCCTCAGTGCCCAGCGAGCGCGgccagcaggctccccgcggtgTGCAGCATGAATCACCTCCTGCCCCGGCCGGCGGCAGCTCATTGTTTACCTGGAAGCCAGGCTCTTGGCAGGCTCCTGCCACCCCACCTTTCCTGTGCCTGTTATCTCTGCCCCACAGCAGTGCCTGGGCAGCGCCTGCGGCCGCCAGGGCCCCCTTAAAACCAAAACCGAATTTCCCAGCCGCTGTTGGCCCAAGAGTCCGGAGGGAATTCACTCGCCTTCCTTGCTCCTTGGCCACGCTCCAGGCCCGCGGAAGGGCTCCGTGTCAGAGAGGGAAGCCGGGCTGTGAAGAGCCGTGTTGCTTCGGTGGCACGGGCGGAGGGTTAGGAAGGAGGTGCTATGATGACATCTGGTAACTGCTTCATCACCAGAGAAGTAGGATGATCCTGCCCCCGTCCCCAAAGTCACTGTTGACCCACGGGCATccctcccccccggcccccctccacacacaggCGCTGAGAGAGGTCAGTGGTCACCCTCCCCTCCTTTGATGGGCCTTAGCAACCCTGGAGAGGAGCTGCGACTTCCAGCGGAGGCCCCTCCGTAGTGCAAGGGCACCGGGCCTTGTGTGGGGGGCCGTGCGGTGCCGTGGGAGTGGCCGGCGTACACCTGGCACCTCTGCTCTGGATCCTGGCTTAGACAAGTTGTGTTTTAGTTGTGTGTCCTGGGCCCTTATCTCTGTGAGGCTTCCCTATCGGATCCCCGGAATAAAGCTTCCTAAGGCAACTGTGAGGCGTCCGTGAACTGATTTATGTAAGAGCTGTATAAATGTGAAGTACAACTGTTTGTTGCTGGCCCACCCGGTTCCTTCATTTAGAccaaggagagaagcagactccacagctGATAAGACTGGCCAGGGTCATGGCCCTTGGCTATCCTCTGGgcaccccctgccctgcccccgaGCAGTAATGACCACTCACCCGATGAGTTGGGCAGCCCCAGGTGGCCATGCTGTTCCCCTTAGAAGCCTTGTGAGTTGGGTCGAGGCCTCAGATCCCTCTGAACTTGACTTTACTCTTCCGTAAGACAGGATTAGTTCCTGTCCACCTTAGTCCCACTGAGGGTAGCATGGGGTCAAATTACTAGTTCCTTTCTGTGGAGACTGGATGTTGCAGGCACTAGGGACCTAAGTGATTTCTGCCTGGTTGGCCCCTGCTCACAAAGAACTCAGTCTGGACAAATTGAACtctgtcctggggcgcctgggtggctcagtcggttgggcgtctgccttcggctcaggtcatgatcccggggtcctgggatccagccccacgtcgggctccctggggagtctgcttctctctctcccctctgcttgtgctcttgcttgaactctccctctgaaataaataaaatcttttttttaattcaaaaaaatttattatttgatagagacagcgagagagggaacacaagcagggggagtgggagagggagaagcaggcttcccgctgaacagggagcccgaagcggggctctatcccaggaccctgggacggtgacctgagccgaaggcagacacttaacaaagaCTGAGCTATAGCACCCGGATCTTGACCTCTAAAGGGGCCAGGGCTCCTTAGAGAAAGGAATCTTCGTTCCCAGAATCTAAGTTGCGACTGGGGCAGTTTGTTACAGAAAGCAAAGAAGACTAACAGGTGTTTCAAAGGTCAATCAAACTGGTTTAAAGGGATCTCCCACTGGCCAAATGTGATGAAATCTGAACATTCAGAAAGAACGCAATTATGTCAAAAAGGAAAAacccccggggcgcctgggtggctcagtcaactggttaagcgtctgccttcggctcaggtcatgatcccagggtcctgggatcgagccccgcatcaggctccctgctctgcggggaacctgcttctccctctcccactccccctgcctgtgttccctctcttgctgtgtctctctctgtcaaataaataaataaaatctttaaaaaaaaaaaaaaaacccttgtttTCTGTACACTACGACTCACAACACCCACgaaacacttctgacaccaaatgtatGGGCTTTCCACATCATGTAATTCTGACACCAACTGCCTGCAGTTTGTGAGAGCTTTGTCCGACAAGAGGGGGGACCCACCACTCAAATGCTAATTGTAGGGCTGGGCCTCTGGTACTTCTGAAcaactggctataaattgggGGGTCCCATGACCCGCTCCTCAGACTCAATAATtggctagaatggctcacaggaCTCAGGAAAACGGTTTACTTAATGGATTACTGGTTTATAAAAGAATACAACTAAGGAAGAGCCAGATAGAAGAGATGCATAGAGGCTCAGTATGGAGCAAGCGGCTTGGAGCTTCCATGCCTTCTCTGGGCACACCAGCCTGCCAGCAGGCCAGGTGTTCAGCAACCTGGGAGCTCTCTGAACCCTCTTTGGTTAAGATGTTCATGGCGGCTTCATTACTAGGCGTGATGGATTAAATCACTGGACTATTAGTGATGGAACTGAATCTCCAGctcatccccctcctccccagaggtccgtaggggcaggggtaggggtgggggagtgtTGAAGCCAAAAGTTCCAACTCTAATCACGTGGTTGGTTCCCCTGACAACGAGCGCCCCTATCCTTCgtggctttccaaaagtcacctcattaacataaactctgTTGTGGTTGAAAGGGGCctgttataaataacaaaagacactcctttCACCTTTATCACTCCAGAGCTGCTCCAGGAACCATGGACAATGACCAAATATAGATCTCTTATATCACATCACCATTgtacactatttttttttgaagattttatttatttatttgacagagacacagcgagagagggaacacaagcgggggagtgggagagggagaagcaggcttcc encodes:
- the LOC113907979 gene encoding SAP30-binding protein, which produces MAGKKNVLSSLAVYAEDSEPESDGEAGVEAAGGAPEEKGGLVSEAYGEDDFSRLGGDEDGYEEEEDENSKQSEDDDSETEKPEADDPKDNPEVEKRDPQELVASFSERVRNMSPDEIKIPPEPPGRCSNHLQDKIQKLYERKVKEGMDMNYIIQRKKEFRNPSIYEKLIQFCAIDELGTNYPKDMFDPHGWSEDSYYEALAKAQKIEMDKLEKAKKERTKIEFVTGTKKGTTTNATATTTTTASTAVADAQKRKSKWDSAIPVTTIAQPTILTTTATLPAVVTVTTSASGSKTTVISAVGTIVKKAKQ